The Microcaecilia unicolor chromosome 3, aMicUni1.1, whole genome shotgun sequence nucleotide sequence AGAAATGAAGAACATGCACAAAGCAACATAAGTAATATGTTTAAAGTTCAAAGGCGTGCTTCTTTAAATGTTGACACAGAAGCATATTTTACAAGGTAAATTTTCAGTGGAATCCTTTGAGGGACCGGTTTCAGCCCCTTCTCTCAATTGTCAGAATTCTCTGCCTTGTACTTCCTCCTGGCAATGGGATGTTTTAAAGACTGTGCAAGCTGCCATACAGGGATGGCTGGAATGAGAACTCTTTTCGCCAGCCTGTTTTCACAGCGTAGTTGCCACAGTTGTTCaagttccacaaaaaaaaaaaaaaaaaaacaacaacaccaaCTCGCGCGCCCAGTAGGTAAATAATAAATGGAGCCTTGCCTTGCCTTACAGTTCCCCCGTGTATCCTTCTTCTTCTGTGACTTGTTTCCTTCCTGACCATGTTTTTCTCCTGTCTGTCATGCAGTACGACGATTTACCCCATTACGGTGGGATGGATGGAGTAGGCATCCCCACCACCATGTATGGGGATCCTCATGCGGCTAGGTCCATGCAGCCAGTCCACCATCTGAATCACGGTCCTCCGCTGCACTCTCATCAATACCCGCACACGGCCCACACCAACGCCATGCCCCCCAGCATGGGTTCCTCTGTCAATGACGCTTTAAAGAGAGATAAAGATTCCATTTATGGGTAGGTACAACTGGCATAAAGTTTATTAGCAAAGATGGGCTTGTTCTGACGGAGGGGGGAAACTAGTGTACTTCAGTATCTGCCTAGGTACAGAGAGTGCTATTGGGGTTGTATGCAAATTGCAGCTTTGTTTTCATCTGATCTTGGTCAGTATGTCTGCtatgcttttaaaaatatatgttcAAATTAAACTTCAGAAGGGGTTTGTGGTGTGCAATATCAAAAGTTCGAGTCAAATGTTATTGTGCATTTTAATCTGCCTACACTTCTGAAGAGAGCAGTGGTGGACTATAGGGAAAATGGCCCTCAGTTCTTCACGACTTTTGGGTCATTCGGTATCTGCTTCTGCGGATACAAAACTGAGCATTTAAAGTTCGTGGATGAACTTAGCAATTAGACGTGTGAGTCCAAGGAAAgcattttcttgattttttttgagGACGTAAATTTTGCAGTACTTTAATATATAGACTTAAGAGCACTTTTGGTTCTAATTAACACTCTAGGAGTCCATTACCCAAAATAACCCTTAACGTTTAATATGGAAAACTTTTTTAAGTTTGCATGTTATTGAACGATTCTTTTAGAGTAATTTTGGGATTAAATTTGGGTAGCAGTTGTAGGCCTTGTCAGCGAGAACTGTATATTTCCTGGGTATTTTATCCATGAAGCTAATACCTGCCTAGTGCAGCCAACAAAGTCAAGAACCTGACTaaagatgttatttttttttattgcctgTGTTCCCTATTTCTTCTcatgttttgtattttgtaatATATTAATTACTGGGATATGTCATATTTAGGATGTTTGTTGAAACCTAGTGCTCTTTTACAAACTATATTACTTTTGAGAATATGTAAACGCAAGCTGAATTACCTAGATTTTAGTCTGAGGGAGGCAGagaaaagttggggggggggggggtcaacccaTGAACTACACTACTTGCTttcagttttaaaaataaaacgtTGCTGATACACCTTACGTGGCGCTTTGCAAATACACTGTGCAAATTGATCTGAGCACCGTGCATATAGTTCTGATTAGTATGCAGAACTAGCGCAGAACAAACATACCTgttaaaaaaaccccacttttatTCTGTAAATTGTAAAAGCAAAGCTAACCCCGTGTATTAAGTTTGGGCAGAAGGCCCCTGGGTCACTATGATGTGATCGCAACCCACTAGGTCTGCCAGTGAGTTTATTGCTTTGGCCAATTCCAACAGATTTCTGATGTACAGTAAACCTGTCAATAACGATCAAGAGTCAGACAATCCGATTTTGGAAAATACTAaacttttggcaaaaaaaatgcccagctgattcaagatggctgctgaaGCACTTCGgagctacatttttttttaagctccTCTCTCACCAATAACTAGAAATAGTTCGCAGCTCTGCATTCCTTCAGCCAGTGCCTTGGACGTAGAAATAATCCCAGGGAAGAAGCCAAAAATAAGGgatatgtcctttttttttttctctctagctGGTTGTTTGCTTTGGAGTGTGTTAGCGGAGCTGTATCTAACATTGTTTTCTTGTTTGTGACTGTTGTGTTTTCTTGCAGACACCCACTGTTCCCtctcttagcactgatttttgagAAATGTGAATTAGCTACTTGTACACCCCGGGAGCCCGGGGTAGCGGGCGGTGATGTCTGTTCCTCAGAGTCTTTCAATGAAGATATAGCAGTGTTCGCCAAACAGGTCAGCCAAATGAAAGAAATGTAGGGAAGGAAAACCCTAACAGAAAGCAATCAATTTGGCAAATGTCAAAGAATCGTATTTTTAGGCATCGCTATATCTTTAAAACATTTAGGGTTAAGTTACATAGGTGCCTAATATATAGAATCCTTGGGTAATAAACAAACGTCTAGGTCTACTTATACGGCCACAGTTAGGTAAATGTAATAGTTAAGATTTGACGGCATTTTCTGCTTCAGGCAGTGTTCACATAACATATGAAATATTACTGAGCTAGCTTTCCAGATGAGGTTACCTGAGGACCCGTTAGTGTAATGGAACAAGAAACAGAATGCTTTTTTGTAACTCCCTCTTtcgaattatttttttttctttttttttttccgcctttAGATTCGAGCGGAAAAACCTCTATTTTCTTCGAATCCcgaactggataacttggtaaGAGTTGGTAGAAATCCATACCTTCCTTATTTGTTGAAAACTTGGCAGCATATTGCTctgtataaaataattttttttttctccttagcCCTTGAAATTACAGTGTGGTAGTTTAGTGCATGGACAGCCACATAAGGGTATACACAGAACCTTTTTggaaaaggttttgttttttttttgttttttttaatgctgttttaagaCTTGTCTGCACTGCAGTAAATAGCGCCTGGGTTTATTTAAAGAGTTGTGAACATTTCACCTCTCTATCCCTTACATTGTTTTAGGCTGAACACGGttgaagaatatatatatattaaaaaaaatcacatataCTAATTTAAAATCAGTGTCCCAAAGTTCCATAATATTATTACataagaactgtttttttttttttcctgtagccAGCTTCCCAAAAGTGGGGATGCTGATGATTGGCAATGTTTGTGATATGTATAATTTAATAGCGAGCTGTATTTCCtaaagtttgttttattttattatttatttatttatttttgctaaatttaaattattttttgctAAAGTAGCAGGAATCAAACTACATTTTTCTTTACTATGTAAGAAAAAGTTATGGAGTGCTGTTAGAAAAGTTGTGAACGTTGCAAATCCTGAAGGAATGGTGAATGCTCatggtatttatgtatttacagaTGATCCAAGCCATACAAGTATTAAGGTTTCATCTgttggaactagaaaaggtaactttttttttcttacatttctcTGTTGCTGAGGCTGAGGGCGTCTGGTAAATTTGCATAAACGTCTTTCTTTCTGGTCCTATGCAATTAGTGTCAAGACCAATCTTGGCGTCCATTTCTCTTAGCAGTTTAATTACAATTTTAGCCTCTAGAATCGGGACCAAAAAAGCTCCAGCTTTTTACTGTAGCTTTGCTGAATTTGTATAAACACTTGCAATTCTCTGTACTTCAATTGATATTCTGaaaggttattattattattattattattattgtcatcCCAGAGACCGTGTGTGAGCAAAATTTGTACATACAGTTCTTTGGTCTTACTAAgatgaaaatctatttaaaatatTGGAGGTCACACTCAGGGCACCTATTGTCCTCTAAGGTTTTGAAGAAACAAAGCAGAGAGCTGCTCTGTGTGTTAGTTTCTTGTATCCGGACTGCACCTTCAAGCTAAGGATAGAGAGCCGGTGATAATTCAATTCTGGCGGTTGTCCTGCCTTTTAGCAATAAAAATGCATGTAGCTTGATGCGAAGTTTTAACTCTAACATCATATTGTAAGAACTTTACATATTCTTGCTAGAGGGCTGTGTGTTTTCCTTTTGGCTTCAAAATGAAAAATTTCGAGAAGTTTTGCCTGATCTGTCGTGATTTTATTTAGATATACTAATCTGGTTCTCAATTTTAAGACAAAATGACTTTCTGTACCAGCAAAATGCCTAAAAATAGTATGCAGTGAGGTTTAGGGGGTTGAAGACCTGGCTCTTTATTGTATTCTTGTACTACAGGCATTTTTTAAATCACCTCGATCCTCATACCACTCTGACTAGGATTTTGTGACGAAGTAACTGGACGGAATTAAATAGTTTACCTTAAATGTCACCCATACAGGTCAGCTTTCTAATGGCCACAGCCCCTGGAGCAGACGAATTTAACACGGGTGTTGAATATGTTGTAGCCAGTGAATCATCTTGTCACTGTCAATTTTCTGGGATATCTCTATTTTGCGAGAAAAGAAAGTTATTCCTAATTCCGGATGCGTCCGGCAGCCTCTGGAGGATAATTGTAGGATGCTTCCCCTATctgcaacttctttttttttttgtcacaagGGGGTTGGATTGCACGTGTCAATTTCATTTATGTCCTTCTGATATTATTTTCATTTCTTCATTTGTGCTCTAATGTAGGTACACGAATTATGTGACAATTTCTGCCATCGGTATATTAGCTGTTTGAAGGGGAAAATGCCTATTGATTTGGTGATAGACGACAGAGAAGGCGGATCAAAATCAGACAGCGAAGACATAACCAGATCAGCAAACCTAACAGATCAGGTATGAAGATCTCTCCAGTCACGATGAAATTGGTATGCAGATCGCTTACCGGGTCACTACGCTTCCTTTTATTATTTGCATATGATTAAGCTCCTTTTAGATACATTTCCATCGAAATGAAAATTTTTGAATAATGTGGCTATTATTGCTTCATTAAGGCTTGCTCCCGGATTCGACCTGGCGAGATGAGCTTCTAAAAGCATTGCCTGCAAACTTGACCTCCTTCTTGTCGCGTTTAATTCTGCATTTCTTTAACTTATCCTTTATTTTCCATACCTTTAAATtaagaaggggaagggggagggggaagaggaggtggtggggggTTAGACAGGCACTTGCTTCCTGTCAGGACTAGTTTTGGATTGCTTGCGGGGAAATAAATGTggccttgtaaaaaaaaaaataataataattgaataAAATCCATGATAGGTGGTCTAGAAAAGATAGAGAGGGTATGAAATGAGGCAAATGCTGGGCTATTTTCTTCCTGCCTCTACGGTTCATTAGTCTGGCTTGTCAGTTTTCCTTGGCCGAACGCTTTTAgacctcagtgagcactgctctGAGCAGAGTCTGCATGCTGCTAGCGCCCTCTTTTATTTTAGTTTAGCAAAAACGAGGCAAGCTTTTTCCCTTACACTCACTGATCCTATAGTTTTGCCTGTTGTATTTTGGAAAGTCCAGTGCAGGGACTGTTCACTGTTCAGACGTCTGTGTTAAAGCTTGGAGGCGCCCTGGATGCCTGAACCTGCACCACAGGGCAAGGCTggggcggaggggggaggggcagagagccATTCCTTTGCATGTTCTCTTTCCCGGGTCTGGGGTGGGATTTGTCTTCTTGTTTCTACTGTTTCCAATGTTTAAGAAAAGTCAAATTCACATTCAAGCGTAATTAAATAGGTCAGTTCAGGGCGTTCAAACGCGGAGTTATTAAAGCAGTTGATGCCGTCTTTTGTTTTACAGAGGTAAAAGGAAAGCGAAGCTTGGATTCATGCATTTTtttatgtttggttttttttctattttggcaCGTATATCCATACTTAAGAGTAATCAGACTGACTTTAGAGGCTTCCTTTTGTGAAAGCAAAGCGCAGTCAAGCAAACAGGATTTTCCTTTAGAGCTTTTACCATGATCGAGAGCATAGTCGAGCAGTAGCGATTTCATAGATAACTTCAGTAAAGGCCGGGGCATTATTACATTTCAGCCCCAAATAAAGCAAAGTTTTCGCATGGGCTGCAAAAGAAGCCCCTTATCCCCGAGCTTTTGGACTATGATTTTAACCGTGTATTTATGTAGCAGGTTTTCAGGGGTTCTACTTTCTCgaaacaatatatattttttaaataatagtttaaaaatgaaaaaaaaaagtctgtattTGTTTAAATTGTGCAACACAACCTTATAACGTTAGGAACTAGGGAGCTGTTAAATGCAGGTTCAGATGAGAGCTGCCGTTGAACAAAAATTGTAATCCAACAAGTCTAACTAGAAAATGGGTTTCTAAAAGCTCTGGAGTGCTGGGTACATAAAGCTATTTGAGCAAATTACAAGAATCGCTCAGGGGCACGAATGAAATCAACACTTTAATTGCCTCCAAAATGAAGATTTATACCCCATTTTCCAAACGAGTCATTATTTTATTGAATTGAAAGCTGAAGAACAAAAGTTATAGAGTTTTCTTGTAAATATTGGGGGTGGATATTATAAATTCGGGGCGATCTAGCCAAGGAAGTCGTCGGCTGATTTATATTTTCTTCCATATGTGACTTGAAATGACTTCAGCTCAGGGGATCTCAGTCCAGACAGCAATTGATTTCCAAATGCACTTCTTTCCAAGTTTTGTTTCATTGTTCTTTGGCCTGGTGCGAGACTATGTAATATATCATGCCTTTACCCCATTTCATTGTGTCCCGTTAGGCACAAACGCTAAATTGGGCTTGGAAAAATATATATGCGAGTTTTGAATACGCAGATTAGTATTTTTCTGTTCACTATATCGGTGCATGATCTAGTCGCCAATTTTTTTTCTCACCTGATGCgtaatttttaaaattaatttaaaataatACTTGAATTGGTAATGCGCGTCCAGCGATATATGTTTTGGCTGGTGTCTTAGTACTCGTATATATTATGAAAATAATGCGTGCAGGGGCCCCTCCGTGGGTTGAGAGCAGAGCCTGTAATGTGGCGCTACCAGTCTGAAACCGTGTTGCTGTAGGTGTTTGTGCGAGCTGGAGAGCCTATTTATCTAATTAACTCCTTTGTCTCgccagttgtgtttttttttttttttccggccGAGCAGCTTCGGTAAGGAAGCGCGCCTGCCAGCGAAACTGTCTGTGCCTTGGGTTTTCGCTTCTGGGCCTGGTTTTCCGCAGTTTCCTGCTTAGCTAGACCGGTTTCCAGGGACTGCGGGGGCGCGCTCGCTCCGCGGTCTTAGGGCCGTGACGTTCCTCGGGCTAGCAGCGCCGGTGCGCAGGTAGATTGGTCTCGCGCCTACTCTTCACTTACCCGAGCCGTCGCTCGCGTTTACTCCTAAGGAgctgattgggggggagggggtcacggtCACCTGCCCTTTGCCTTGCGTTCCAAAGCTTGCACGAGGAGCTTCTTCTCAGCAACAGCTGCGCCAGCGAGCGAGCTCGTGGGAACCGCGCTTTCCTCTCTCGCGCCGGTGTGAGAAGGcctatgttaaaaaaacaaaacaaaacaacaacaaccctaTTTAATGGAGTGTTTCGACTCTTAAAATGTACGAGTGAAATACCCAAGAACCAAAAGAAAAGAGCGTATTCACGGACAGGCCTAAAATTCCTTATCTGCATGAATGGCGGTGTAGTCGACGATTACGGCTGAGTTTTTACACAGCTCAGAATAGTGCAGAATAGAGGTCAGTCAGTGAGTCGTGAATATCAGTTTCAGGTATGCTTGCTAATTAGGGCCCCGCGAGTTTGTGCTTTTTGCCTTTCTTTGAATTCAGCGGAAGATTGATCAGGCACGATGAGTACTGTGAAACGCTTGCATTGCCTCCAAAAACTGTTGTGGCTTTCCCTTATCAACTGACAGTGTAAAACCTTTCTCTATACCCTATTTTATAGCTTGGTAGGAAAGCTCCGGATTTATTAAAATGATCATGTTGTGTTAAAATGGTGAATGAATGAAATGCTTGTCAACAAATGTGAGCTTTGTTTCAGATATTAGTAAAAATATTTCAGGTGCAAGTATATTGAAAGAGATATTGCCATATACTACATAAATTGCAGGTTATTTTAGGAGATGTAATCCGCATAAAACTGCAAGGTATAGCAGAATATGAAAACGATTGTCAAAGTAAATACATGACATTACGTAAGTTTGTATCAGTTTTGTTTTTATGAATTGTAGGTTACAGTAACAGGGGTAATAATAGTAGGAAGATGCTTTTTGGCAGATAGTTTTCATTTTCTTGAAGCAGTGTTGGTACTACACTGATGTACATAGAGGGCCCATGTTTCTGACCAGTGTCTTCATGCTGTACATGCTGTACTTTGGCCTTGATGGCAGTGGTATCATCACTGAACTTTTTCACTTTTGAGATGCTACTTTTGTTCCAATCCTATTCTTTGTAAATATGTTAGAAGGAAATATGTCATTAGACTGCTTTCATGATTAAATGATCAAGTGATGACTACTTGTCGCCATAGTGGATAATGAGAATGCGCTGTTCAAGGCTGTTTGCTAGATTTAAGTTAGCTGTATGCAGGTTTTAATATTTCTGCCttagtattagaaaaagagggtGTTGCATTGTTTCTAAAGATTGATTTCACAAATGGAAGTGTAATGACATACAGTTGAGTTGTGTGATTAAAAAGCACAAGGACATATTAAGTTTCTTTAACAACAGTCTTAATCAAAATTTCTTATACTTTCTTATGCCATTTATCAAAAAACAAAATCCTTTGGTCTGATGGAGTGTGAGAATCTGGTAATAAGTCTCCAGATTTAGTCCAATAGAATTATGTATGGTTTTGCAAAGTGAAGCCCTCAGTCCTGATCATTGCTCAGTGTTTTGGCTAACTTTATGGGTCTTTAAATGACTTACAGATATCCTAGACAAGGGGTCACTCCAGAATCTGCAGATTTAATTTTATCTGGCTTTATTACATCGTTATAGTTAAAAGCAGGAATACTGTTCGAGGTTGGACTCAGTGATATCACCTGtccttagttttattttttttttttatttaagtagGATGGAGaactatttaacttttaaaatatgTGCGCATTTAAAAAGTTAGATGTTTGCTTAACACTAAAGAATTAAAACAGCTGTTCGTAGACAAATTATGTGTGACTTCATATTGTAAAGCAAAATATTCTGTAGTTATGCAGAAAAACATTCAATTTTATAGGTAATCTAAAACCCATATCTGTAAGACACCTTTCCACCCAGGTACACTGAACTGTATGCAGCTTCTAGAAAAAGTTGTTGTAACACCTTAGAGTAATGATGTGATTCTCTCCAATCAGCAGTTCTTGAATTTGGTACATTATAGTAGGTATGTAGAAAAAAATAACAGTAATAAAATATAAAGTAAGAATGCAATTAAAATATTTGGACAGCATGCCATATTTCATTGGGGCAGCAACATTTTATAGTATAAAATTAACATGCTGAACAAGTGTAAAAATGCTAACATATGAAAAAATAACCATTTAATCATCAAGCACATGCCAAATAAGTATACAGAGACATTTCAAGTAGAATCGGCAAACAGCCAAATTCCTATAGGGACCAGCAGGGAAATGatagaaagaaaaagaacatgAAATGCAACTTCCTGCAAGAAGGGCTATAACTCAACATTATTTGACTTAAACGTCAGTGAATTTGTTGAAGGATAGTAAACTGATAGGTGTTCACAGTCATTTTTGTTGCATAGTCTTTATATTTTGAAGCACTAGGTTTTCTGAGCTTTATAGTTCATGTAATCTGGTGTGTTTTCAACAAAGTAACATTTGATCATAAATGGAAGTACTTTGCTAAACATTGtcttcacagtgttgcattgctTTACCAAAGGATTAAACAGTTACAATTTTAACCTTTTTGTTTCCTTTAGCAGAACAGAATACTTGATAGAAACTATTTTACACACCAGGAAATGCTGTGTTAGGAACAGCATCTTTTCTAGGTGTAGTATCCTAGGCTGTATTATAACTGTCATGCTGTTGGTAATTTTCTGAAAAATAGAATTATAAGCATATGCAATATCTTTTATATGTTTTCTTACCTTGTTGCAGATAGCAAGAAACCATACATTGTACCTACCAGAGTTAGGAGGCCCATAAAAATGAAGTGCATAAATATATCCCTATCTTAGTCTACTTGTAAAGATGCATTTACTTTAACCCTGTCTTTACTGTTTGCCTTCTGGCAGTTAACAACTGCAAAGCCAAACCACCTGTAATAGTTAATGTGCGAAAAACACAATATCAACATTCATGCTGAATGATTAATATATTTTAGACATACATCCAGTGTAAAATGCACAGTAAATTAGAATTATCCATCATGGTGTCGGAACAGCTTTTTCTGTACACAGTTTTCATGAAACATAGCATTCATCTTTAATCAGAGTGTCCTTGCTACATATGCAATTAGCAGAAATTAATCTTTTTTAAAAGTGTGCTCTGAAGCATAATGACATTAAATATACACCCAGTTTCTCTAAGGAAAACTGGTTATACACAGTTACTAATTGCCTTGCCAAATAGTTCTATAAAGTTTTTAAAATCTTGTAAAAATTCATGAAGACTGTTTCACTTTATTGAACCTATATGTTGTTTTATGCTTGTTTAGTAGTTATGCTTCTTGACATATAATACAAATTGTtccatatttttctttaaatatatTGCCTCTAACTATGTAGCATATGCacatataaaaaagaaaatagttgGCTAATCAAAAACATATTTCTGTAGATATTATACATCATTTTAAACTGTGGCATTAGTGAGCTGCATTTCTCACAAAAGAACAtattgttttagttttgttttaatgttttgcCTATCTTAAAACAATTAATATCTTATCAACTGCATGACAgtaatatgtgtgtaaattcaacCAAAAAAGTGAATTTAGCTAAAATatggtacataagcacataagcaccgccatactgggaaaagaccaagggtccatcaagcccagcatcctgtctctgacagtggccaatccaggattgaagaacctggcaacccccccccccccacacaaaaaaaataatgttcaatggacttttctttcaggaatctgtccaacccccccccccccccttaaactccataaggccagctgctgccaccacattctccagcaatgagttccagagtccaactacacgctgaataaagaaaaactttttcctatttgttttaaatctaccatattctagcttcatcttgtgtcccctggttctattattgtttgaaagtgtaaacaaacgcttcacatctgtccgctgtactccgctcattatcttgtagacttctaccatatcacccctcaactgccttttctccaagctgaagagccctaaccttctcagcctttcctcattgggaagtcgttccatcccttttatcattttcgtcacccttctccaattcctttatatcttttttgagaagcggcGACCAggcttggacacaatattcgaagtgtggtcgcaccatggagcgatacaacggcattataactaAAGTGCAGCAAGCAGTTACTGTGTGAATTAGTGTGCGCTGTTAGTTCTAATACTACTActgctgcttatcatttctatagcactactagatgtacacaccGCTGTAGTGCATGTTATTTTATGCAGTAACTGCATATCGTTGTATGTGGTGGGAAATGGGTGGCTTGTGGATGTGGATTGTGTTTTGCAGTTAACTTACAGTGTGCTGTCACTGGCGGTAAGTGCATCTGCAGCTATTGATGTTAATGTGCAGTAAGGTCTTTCATCTACAGTAACTATGTGGACAGATACTGcagaggctttgcagttactACACAGTAATTTGAGCACTTATAGTGCGGTGACTGCCAAGACTCATGGCACTCtagtaaaaaggggcccttataTGTACTTTATACTTGGGACCATTATCAATGTGTATGTGAACAAAACATGGTGGAATACAGCATGAGCGCTGATGTTGTACTTAATTCAAAATAAAGGGCCTTTTaataaggcgtgctgaaaaatgtcctgcactAGTGTAtgcgtgtgttttggacatacgcaggtccattttttttgtggggtaggggtggggaaatggacatgcag carries:
- the MEIS1 gene encoding homeobox protein Meis1 isoform X3, producing the protein MAQRYDDLPHYGGMDGVGIPTTMYGDPHAARSMQPVHHLNHGPPLHSHQYPHTAHTNAMPPSMGSSVNDALKRDKDSIYGHPLFPLLALIFEKCELATCTPREPGVAGGDVCSSESFNEDIAVFAKQIRAEKPLFSSNPELDNLMIQAIQVLRFHLLELEKVHELCDNFCHRYISCLKGKMPIDLVIDDREGGSKSDSEDITRSANLTDQPSWSRDHDDTASTRSGGTPGPSSGGHTSHSGDNSSEQGDGLDNSVASPSTGDDDDPDKDKKRHKKRGIFPKVATNIMRAWLFQHLTHPYPSEEQKKQLAQDTGLTILQVNNWFINARRRIVQPMIDQSNRAVSQGTPYNPDGQPMGGFVMDGQQHMGIRAPGPMSGMGMNMGMEGQWHYM